One candidate division TA06 bacterium DNA segment encodes these proteins:
- a CDS encoding DUF560 domain-containing protein produces the protein MLDRRVDAVTGLTYNPPWPAVMDSWGVPRLGRSDSERKQSASMESSDLYWVDSPTICAQRGAKLFRIFCVRLWLISGLLVSALASTVSKSAVASELSASSGLEWQRTDQANPGYTTRGSDFIYVLGGEIKLKGRLLNRSKAEVRLGGEANFYSEFQDNNNQRYFARIRSSAGRTSLQLKYEFIPKRLYFPSSTGDATYSRHLAGVQLSQELSEDWEASFAYEVRLEDFVQIHDHRDNKTDILELELEYESGRLLRPCMGFEWRNRKAEDDNYDFRAQRIAFSLRSQLAPRLGLELGYQVGDRRYLTPHLENSNFGRIDARSALRAKATIKILKILDLLLGYERREKDSSREEEERSYRVNTFTVGSRLTL, from the coding sequence TTGCTGGATCGCAGAGTTGACGCCGTCACGGGATTGACCTATAATCCTCCTTGGCCGGCGGTCATGGATTCCTGGGGCGTACCTCGACTCGGAAGGAGTGATAGCGAACGGAAGCAAAGCGCTTCGATGGAATCTTCGGATCTCTATTGGGTAGATAGCCCCACCATTTGCGCACAGAGAGGTGCAAAACTGTTCAGGATCTTTTGTGTCAGGCTTTGGCTCATATCAGGTCTCCTCGTATCTGCGCTTGCATCGACAGTGTCTAAGAGCGCAGTGGCGAGCGAACTGAGTGCCAGCAGCGGCCTCGAGTGGCAGCGTACTGACCAGGCCAATCCTGGCTACACCACCCGGGGTAGCGACTTCATATATGTGCTGGGAGGAGAGATCAAACTGAAAGGACGTCTCCTGAACAGGTCAAAGGCTGAGGTCCGTCTTGGCGGAGAAGCGAACTTCTATTCAGAATTTCAAGACAACAACAACCAGCGCTATTTCGCCAGAATCCGCTCCTCGGCCGGCAGAACATCTCTCCAACTGAAGTACGAGTTCATTCCCAAACGCCTCTACTTCCCCAGTTCAACTGGCGACGCCACCTACTCCAGACACCTCGCGGGGGTTCAACTGTCTCAAGAGCTCTCCGAAGACTGGGAAGCGTCATTTGCCTACGAGGTAAGGTTGGAGGATTTCGTACAAATTCACGACCATAGGGATAACAAAACAGACATTCTCGAGCTTGAACTCGAATATGAATCAGGTCGTCTGCTGCGACCCTGCATGGGCTTCGAGTGGCGAAATAGGAAGGCAGAGGATGATAACTATGATTTCAGAGCCCAACGTATTGCCTTCTCCCTCAGGTCTCAACTCGCCCCTCGACTTGGCCTTGAACTGGGTTACCAGGTCGGCGATAGGAGGTACTTAACGCCACATCTGGAGAACTCGAACTTCGGCAGAATCGATGCAAGGTCGGCTCTGAGAGCCAAAGCGACAATCAAGATCCTGAAAATCCTTGATCTTCTTCTCGGCTACGAACGGAGGGAAAAAGACTCCAGCAGGGAAGAAGAGGAGAGAAGTTACAGAGTGAATACCTTTACTGTTGGATCAA